The Pseudomonadota bacterium genome includes a region encoding these proteins:
- a CDS encoding gluconate 2-dehydrogenase subunit 3 family protein has protein sequence MSQPDDGHRKRGESGPTGCTRRELMRAGGLTAAWLAVVPAGALFACRHMPARRLEAEPWRTLGALYGHLLPDDGDGPGAEQAGTLTYARTVLPHTAVDRREFLLGRVSEFNQQARQQQGRPFEDLTSEQREALLLSLIEDSSWERWVSRHLDVVIESLLADPVYGGNIDGTGWRWLAHQPGFPAPPPDKRWYRLLDDAYFRPRRDVVGVCAAHG, from the coding sequence ATGAGTCAGCCTGACGACGGACACCGCAAGCGGGGTGAATCCGGGCCGACTGGATGCACGCGGCGTGAACTGATGCGCGCCGGTGGACTGACGGCTGCCTGGCTGGCGGTGGTACCGGCCGGTGCGTTGTTTGCGTGCCGGCACATGCCGGCGCGGAGGCTGGAGGCTGAGCCCTGGCGCACGCTCGGTGCGCTTTACGGACACCTGTTGCCGGACGACGGAGACGGTCCCGGCGCCGAACAGGCCGGTACGCTGACTTACGCCCGCACGGTTTTGCCGCACACTGCCGTCGACCGGCGCGAGTTTCTGCTCGGGCGGGTCAGTGAATTCAATCAGCAAGCTCGTCAGCAGCAGGGCCGTCCGTTTGAAGACCTGACAAGCGAGCAGCGCGAAGCGTTGCTGCTGTCGTTGATCGAAGACAGCAGCTGGGAACGCTGGGTTTCGCGGCATCTCGATGTGGTCATCGAGTCCCTGCTGGCCGATCCGGTCTATGGCGGAAACATCGACGGTACGGGCTGGCGCTGGCTGGCTCACCAGCCGGGTTTTCCCGCGCCGCCGCCGGACAAGCGCTGGTATCGACTGCTCGATGACGCCTATTTCCGGCCCCGCCGCGATGTTGTCGGAGTCTGTGCCGCCCATGGATGA
- a CDS encoding phospholipase — MAAARKRRRWLRHVLLALAAAYLIALLYGLFRPLPAGIDYAGPWRPASEVRFLADSTWLDANGHQHTERQIFDAAFAMIERAESLIVSDFFLVNQFAGQASDAHRALSRELIDALAQERLTHPGMHALLITDPFNTLYRGVRQPLFDALRQVHVPIVETRLTRLRDPNPAWSAAWRLCCMWLGNDQDGGWLPNPVDQGKVSLRTLLALLNFKANHRKTLVVHGVSGWEALVTSANPHDASSRHDNIAIAFDGPAAEDLLATERAVVEFSFPGRFQWPELPPARISNRGELEVRVLTESAIRDAALDMLRQAGAGDRIDLLMFYLSHRDLVRALIDARSRGVAVRVLLDPNRDAFGREKNGIPNRQVAWELHRNQVDVRWCNTRGEQCHGKMLVLRSGEGEQQILAGSANFTRRNLDNYNLETNIQVRAADGAPFAQAVNGFFDERWHNTPQRIHSLPYSSFADESRLRYWQYRIMEATGLSTF; from the coding sequence ATGGCTGCCGCCCGTAAGCGGCGACGCTGGCTGCGCCATGTTCTGCTTGCACTGGCTGCCGCCTACCTCATCGCTTTGCTCTACGGCCTGTTTCGGCCATTGCCTGCCGGCATCGACTACGCAGGCCCGTGGCGCCCGGCCAGCGAGGTCCGGTTCCTGGCCGACAGCACATGGCTTGACGCCAATGGCCACCAGCACACCGAGCGGCAGATTTTCGACGCTGCCTTTGCCATGATCGAGCGCGCCGAGTCGCTCATCGTCAGCGATTTCTTTCTGGTCAATCAGTTCGCCGGTCAGGCCAGTGACGCGCATCGTGCACTGTCGCGTGAGCTTATCGATGCCCTGGCCCAGGAACGCCTGACCCACCCCGGCATGCATGCCCTGTTGATTACCGATCCATTCAATACGCTCTATCGCGGCGTCCGTCAGCCGCTGTTCGACGCGCTAAGGCAGGTCCACGTACCGATTGTCGAAACTCGCCTGACGCGGCTGCGTGACCCGAATCCGGCCTGGTCGGCCGCCTGGCGTTTGTGCTGCATGTGGCTGGGCAACGACCAGGATGGCGGCTGGCTGCCCAACCCGGTCGACCAGGGCAAGGTCAGTCTGCGCACCCTGCTGGCCTTGCTCAACTTCAAGGCCAATCACCGCAAGACGCTGGTGGTGCACGGCGTCAGCGGCTGGGAAGCGCTGGTGACCTCGGCCAATCCGCACGACGCCAGCAGCCGGCACGACAACATCGCCATCGCGTTCGATGGGCCTGCGGCCGAAGACCTGCTGGCCACCGAACGGGCCGTCGTCGAGTTTTCTTTCCCCGGCAGATTTCAGTGGCCGGAGTTGCCGCCGGCTCGGATCAGCAACCGGGGCGAACTGGAGGTGCGGGTCCTGACCGAGTCGGCAATCCGTGACGCGGCGCTGGACATGCTTCGCCAGGCCGGTGCCGGTGATCGAATCGATCTGCTGATGTTCTACCTCTCTCACCGCGACCTGGTCCGTGCACTCATCGACGCCCGCAGTCGTGGCGTCGCGGTTCGCGTTCTGCTCGACCCCAATCGCGATGCCTTCGGCCGCGAGAAAAACGGCATACCGAATCGCCAGGTCGCATGGGAGCTGCATCGCAACCAGGTCGATGTCCGCTGGTGCAACACCCGCGGCGAACAGTGCCACGGAAAGATGCTCGTGCTTCGGTCCGGCGAAGGCGAGCAACAGATTCTGGCCGGATCGGCCAACTTCACCCGGCGCAACCTCGACAACTACAACCTCGAGACCAACATCCAGGTGCGCGCGGCAGACGGCGCTCCCTTCGCGCAGGCGGTGAATGGATTCTTCGACGAACGCTGGCACAACACGCCCCAACGCATCCACAGCCTGCCCTATTCCAGTTTTGCCGACGAATCGAGGCTGCGCTACTGGCAATACCGAATCATGGAGGCCACCGGTCTGTCAACCTTTTGA
- a CDS encoding GMC family oxidoreductase: protein MDEGFDVCVIGSGAGGAPVAKTLAEAGYRVIVLEKGGWYTEDDFFKDELACCRRQVFKPPVSEQPHVLETRNRDGQWVARAGRSFWNGNCVGGSSNFMSGFFFRLKPEDFRLASEFGPIDGANVVDWPISYADLEPYYARVETEVGISGRVVEHPNAEPRSTRDFPQPPTLEHPFAGEIDAVCIGKGLHPLPTPRAILSRPSGQRRACEYSGYCGSYGCSSGAKGSARAALLDRALDSGCLEIRPGMQAKRIISDQQGRAVAVECGDRNGRTRRIEADLFVVACQAVESARLLLNSRGSQHPDGLGNNHGQVGRNLIFSSGGAGTAEFDVDGMSAGRAAALRTRGPFVNRSLQDWYFMYDLPNRMGTRRKGGTIDFLMRHPNPILRAQSSKWAGSKLRWGSDLKRRLKQSFTTRQYLRFEVFCDWLPNDDCRVSLDPTIRDRWDMPVARIRTGQHPHDRQVGAFLVSKARRIAELMGADRVRSGVRRNASRNLMAGGCRFGTDPVHSVLDPDCRIHGVDNVYVTDGSFMPTGGSVPFTWTIYANAFRVADRILERMHKTTG, encoded by the coding sequence ATGGATGAAGGGTTCGACGTCTGCGTCATTGGCAGTGGCGCCGGCGGTGCGCCGGTCGCCAAGACCCTGGCTGAGGCCGGTTACCGGGTGATCGTGCTCGAGAAGGGCGGCTGGTATACCGAGGACGATTTCTTCAAGGATGAGCTGGCGTGCTGTCGGCGACAGGTCTTCAAGCCGCCTGTGAGCGAGCAACCGCACGTACTTGAAACGCGCAACCGCGATGGTCAATGGGTTGCCCGGGCCGGGCGCAGCTTCTGGAACGGCAACTGCGTGGGCGGGTCGAGCAACTTCATGAGCGGCTTTTTCTTCCGACTCAAGCCCGAGGATTTTCGTCTGGCCAGCGAGTTCGGCCCGATTGATGGCGCCAACGTGGTTGACTGGCCGATCAGTTATGCCGATCTGGAGCCCTACTATGCCCGGGTCGAGACGGAGGTCGGGATCTCGGGGCGCGTGGTCGAGCATCCCAACGCCGAACCGCGGTCGACGCGCGATTTTCCCCAGCCGCCAACGCTGGAGCACCCGTTTGCCGGCGAGATCGACGCGGTTTGCATCGGCAAAGGTCTACATCCTTTGCCTACACCGCGGGCCATTCTGTCGCGGCCTTCCGGGCAGAGACGAGCCTGCGAGTACTCCGGCTATTGCGGCAGCTATGGCTGTTCGAGCGGTGCCAAGGGCAGTGCCCGTGCAGCGCTGCTCGACCGCGCCCTCGACAGCGGGTGTCTGGAGATCCGTCCCGGCATGCAGGCCAAGCGAATCATCAGCGACCAGCAGGGGCGAGCGGTTGCCGTTGAGTGCGGCGATCGCAATGGCCGAACCCGTCGTATCGAGGCGGACTTGTTCGTGGTGGCCTGTCAGGCGGTTGAAAGCGCGCGACTGCTGCTCAATTCGCGCGGGTCGCAACACCCTGACGGACTGGGCAACAATCACGGCCAGGTTGGCCGCAACCTGATTTTCTCTTCCGGTGGCGCGGGTACCGCCGAGTTCGACGTTGACGGCATGTCGGCCGGGCGCGCCGCTGCCCTGAGAACGCGCGGCCCCTTCGTCAACCGCAGTCTGCAGGACTGGTATTTCATGTATGACCTGCCCAATCGCATGGGAACCCGTCGCAAGGGCGGCACGATCGATTTCCTGATGCGCCATCCCAATCCGATCCTCAGGGCGCAGTCGAGCAAATGGGCCGGCAGCAAGCTGCGATGGGGCAGCGATCTCAAGCGTCGGCTCAAGCAGTCGTTCACCACCCGGCAGTACCTGCGTTTCGAGGTGTTCTGCGACTGGTTGCCCAATGATGACTGCCGCGTTTCACTCGATCCGACGATCCGGGACCGCTGGGACATGCCGGTCGCCCGCATTCGAACCGGCCAGCATCCGCACGATCGCCAGGTCGGTGCATTTCTGGTCAGCAAGGCGCGCCGGATTGCCGAGCTGATGGGCGCTGATCGCGTTCGATCCGGCGTGCGCCGCAACGCGTCACGCAACCTGATGGCCGGCGGCTGTCGTTTTGGCACGGATCCGGTGCATTCGGTGCTCGATCCGGACTGTCGCATTCATGGCGTGGATAACGTCTATGTCACCGACGGCAGCTTCATGCCGACCGGCGGCAGCGTGCCGTTTACCTGGACCATTTACGCCAATGCGTTCCGGGTTGCCGACCGGATTCTGGAGCGCATGCACAAGACCACGGGCTGA
- a CDS encoding efflux RND transporter periplasmic adaptor subunit — protein MNKWQVILIALAAAALGFLAAWWGLNGPDADSQGQPGESGREILYWVAPMDPNYRRDEPGKSPMGMDLVPVYADEAGPGGDRGEPGIRINPAVINNIGVKTSAVERRDLARDIDAVGLVTPDESRIAHAHVRTEGWIEVLHVDTEGARVAAGQPLFEIYSPALVSAQEEFLQATRMGNRALVTASKSRLAALGMSAAQIDALRDRGSPERLFTVRAHHDGHLLELNVRQGMYVQPGDTIMSIADLSRVWVDVDLYEGQVNRAVAGQRAVMALPWAEPGRQWRGEVDYVYPTIRPETRTGRLRLAFDNPDLTLKPNMYARVAIAADPRSDALAVPTQSIIRTGQAERVILALGEGRFRPAEVATGIESDGWTEITAGLDEGERIVVSSQFLIDSEASGDASLLRMIDDGAGPDHDRDHGDHGDAMASDHRQHDAHQGGDALQDPDHSEMDHSGMDHSGMDHSEMDHSGMDHSEMEHSEMDHSAHGQSEDEPGARP, from the coding sequence GTGAACAAGTGGCAAGTAATCCTCATTGCGCTGGCGGCTGCCGCGCTCGGATTTCTGGCGGCCTGGTGGGGTTTGAACGGCCCCGATGCGGACAGCCAGGGACAACCGGGAGAGTCCGGGCGCGAAATACTCTACTGGGTGGCGCCGATGGACCCGAACTACCGGCGCGACGAGCCCGGCAAGTCGCCCATGGGCATGGACCTGGTCCCGGTCTACGCCGACGAGGCCGGCCCGGGAGGCGACCGGGGCGAGCCCGGCATCCGGATCAACCCGGCCGTGATCAACAACATCGGCGTCAAGACCTCCGCCGTCGAGCGCAGGGACCTGGCGCGCGACATCGACGCCGTGGGCCTGGTCACGCCCGACGAGAGCCGGATCGCGCATGCCCATGTCCGCACCGAGGGCTGGATCGAGGTGCTGCATGTCGATACGGAAGGTGCGCGGGTAGCGGCCGGACAGCCGCTGTTCGAGATCTATTCCCCGGCGCTGGTCAGCGCGCAGGAGGAATTTCTGCAGGCGACGCGAATGGGCAACCGGGCGCTCGTCACCGCGTCGAAATCGCGGCTGGCGGCCCTGGGCATGAGCGCGGCGCAGATCGACGCGCTGCGCGATCGCGGCTCGCCCGAGCGGCTGTTCACGGTGCGCGCTCACCACGACGGCCACCTGCTGGAGCTCAACGTCCGCCAGGGCATGTACGTCCAGCCGGGAGACACCATCATGAGCATCGCCGACCTGTCGAGGGTCTGGGTCGACGTCGATCTCTACGAGGGCCAGGTCAACCGGGCCGTAGCAGGCCAGCGGGCCGTCATGGCGCTGCCCTGGGCCGAACCGGGGCGCCAGTGGCGCGGCGAGGTCGACTACGTCTACCCGACCATCCGCCCGGAAACCCGCACCGGGCGCCTGCGCCTGGCCTTCGACAACCCCGACCTGACGCTCAAGCCCAACATGTACGCCCGTGTGGCGATCGCGGCCGACCCGCGCTCCGATGCCCTCGCGGTGCCGACCCAGTCCATCATCCGCACCGGCCAGGCCGAGCGCGTCATCCTGGCCCTGGGCGAGGGCCGTTTCCGGCCGGCGGAAGTGGCCACCGGCATCGAATCCGATGGCTGGACGGAGATCACCGCAGGCCTTGACGAAGGCGAGCGGATCGTCGTCTCCAGCCAGTTCCTGATCGACTCGGAAGCCAGCGGCGATGCCAGCCTGCTGCGCATGATCGACGACGGGGCGGGGCCGGACCACGATCGGGACCATGGCGACCATGGGGATGCCATGGCGTCGGACCATCGGCAGCACGACGCTCACCAGGGCGGGGACGCGCTGCAGGACCCGGATCATTCGGAGATGGACCACTCGGGAATGGATCACTCGGGAATGGATCACTCGGAGATGGATCACTCGGGGATGGACCACTCGGAAATGGAGCACTCCGAAATGGACCACTCGGCGCACGGGCAAAGCGAGGATGAACCGGGAGCCCGGCCATGA
- a CDS encoding TolC family protein produces MEAAVSIALAAADPVVQQFMARTEALEHEAVADARLPDPMVSAQVVNVPTDTFRLDQDGMTQALRLGLRQEIPAGRTLAIRGRQRSSEAEAEHAQAELARRQITLETRQAWLELAWQEQAAAVLRHSRSRIEQQIESLQSRFAAGGLHAQALLRTDLELALLDDRVAEHRRLADRARATLARHIGGEAYRPLPDRMPEIEAVELDLNQLRPRLVTHPAVAAKQARIDAAELGIELAKQAYKPRLAVEAGYGLRSERPDLASIGVSLSVPLFTGNRQDRRHSAAVRRSSAAQFERDALLLDLRRQLEQAVTDWQRYRERLALYEKVVAERARDTVEASVTTYANGQTDFAELIGSQLTELDTRIKQAELKARAGSAWAQILFLTGEQL; encoded by the coding sequence ATGGAAGCCGCCGTATCAATAGCCCTGGCTGCCGCCGATCCCGTCGTCCAGCAGTTCATGGCCCGCACCGAGGCCCTTGAACACGAGGCCGTGGCCGACGCCCGGCTGCCCGATCCGATGGTTTCGGCCCAGGTCGTCAATGTCCCGACCGATACCTTCCGCCTGGATCAGGACGGCATGACCCAGGCGCTCAGACTGGGCCTGCGCCAGGAGATTCCGGCCGGGCGAACGCTGGCTATCCGCGGACGCCAGCGCAGCAGCGAAGCCGAAGCTGAGCATGCCCAAGCCGAGCTGGCGCGCCGCCAGATCACGCTGGAGACCCGCCAGGCCTGGCTGGAACTGGCCTGGCAGGAACAGGCGGCAGCAGTGCTGCGCCACAGTCGGAGCCGCATCGAGCAGCAAATAGAGTCCCTGCAATCGCGCTTCGCCGCCGGCGGACTGCACGCCCAGGCTCTGCTGCGCACGGACCTGGAGCTTGCCCTGCTCGACGACCGCGTTGCCGAACACCGCCGCCTGGCCGATCGCGCGCGCGCCACGCTGGCCCGCCATATCGGCGGCGAGGCCTACCGCCCCCTGCCCGATCGCATGCCGGAGATCGAAGCGGTGGAACTCGATCTGAACCAACTTCGGCCACGCCTGGTGACCCACCCGGCCGTCGCGGCAAAGCAGGCGCGGATCGATGCGGCCGAACTCGGCATCGAACTGGCCAAACAGGCCTACAAACCGAGGCTGGCCGTCGAGGCCGGCTACGGCCTGCGCTCCGAACGCCCCGATTTGGCCAGCATCGGCGTGAGCCTGTCGGTGCCCCTGTTCACCGGCAACCGGCAGGACAGGCGCCACAGCGCGGCGGTTCGTCGCAGCAGTGCGGCCCAGTTCGAGCGTGACGCGCTGCTGCTGGATCTCAGACGTCAGCTCGAACAGGCCGTAACCGACTGGCAACGCTACCGCGAACGCCTGGCGCTGTATGAAAAGGTCGTCGCCGAACGCGCCCGCGACACGGTCGAGGCGTCGGTGACGACCTACGCCAACGGGCAGACCGACTTCGCCGAACTCATTGGCAGCCAGCTGACCGAGCTGGACACACGGATCAAACAAGCGGAACTGAAGGCCCGCGCCGGCAGCGCCTGGGCGCAAATTCTCTTTCTCACGGGAGAACAGTTGTGA
- a CDS encoding efflux RND transporter permease subunit — protein sequence MIAAVIRWSIRNRVLVLMLSALLAAWGTIAMLKTPLDAIPDLSDVQVIVKTSYPGQAPQVVEDQVTYPLTTAMLSVPGATTVRGYSFFNDSFVYVIFEDGTDLYWARSRVLEYLSQVAPTLPQEARPALGPDATGVGWVYQYALVDRSGRHDLAELRSLQDWFLKYELQTVEGVSEVASIGGMVRQYQVVVDPDKLRAHDIPLSRVRQAIQNGNMETGGRVIEMAEAEYMVRATGYIDSLADIEEIPIRTSDRGVPIRIGDIAEVRFGPELRRGIGELNGEGEAVGGVIVMRFGENAMATIERVKEKLESLKQGLPEGVEIVETYDRSSLISRAVDTLTEKLIEEFIVVALVCLVFLFHFRSSLVIVLSLPLGILSAFIVMQIQGINANIMSLGGIAIAIGAMVDAAIVMIENYHKHLEQAEGKLEGEARWDALADAAVEVGPALFFSLLIIALSFVPIFALEAQEGRMFKPLAFTKTYAMAAAAGLAITLVPVLMGYLIRGRITPEHRNPLNRFLTSLYRPVLATALRFPISTVVLTLAILASAWIPYSRIGSEFMPELDEGDLLYMPSAYPAASAGKMAEILGQTNRLIMTVPEVETAYAKAGRADTATDPAPLTMIETTIRLKPRSEWRDGMTMDKLKAELDELVQIPSLTNTWIMPIKNRIDMLATGIKTPVGIKVSGADLEVINEIGEEIERVMRDVPGTASVYADRVTGGRYVTVDVLRDQAARFGLNIRDVHEIVRSAVGGMSVSESVEGLERYPISVRYPRHVRDSLGDLENLAIVTPTGAQIPLSAVADIAIETGPGVIRTENARLNGWIYVDVSDPDLGGYVQRAKRAVAEQVELPPGYSLGWSGQYEFMQRAADRLKLVVPAAVGIIVLLLFMNFRNPVSVLIILGTLPLSLVGSYWLLYLLGYNQSVAVGAGMIALAGVAVEIGVLMLVYLDQALARHRAQAAEDGRILSRADLVQAVTDGALLRVRPILMTVSVIIAGLLPIMLGHGTGSEIMRRIAAPMVGGMISVTVLTLLVVPTIYYLWKSFGLKTTAIP from the coding sequence ATGATCGCCGCCGTCATCCGCTGGTCGATCCGCAACCGCGTCCTGGTTCTGATGCTGTCGGCCCTGCTGGCGGCCTGGGGCACGATCGCGATGCTCAAGACGCCGCTCGACGCCATTCCCGACCTGTCGGACGTGCAGGTCATCGTCAAGACCAGCTATCCCGGCCAGGCGCCGCAGGTGGTCGAAGACCAGGTGACCTACCCGCTGACCACCGCCATGCTGTCGGTGCCCGGCGCGACGACCGTGCGCGGCTACTCGTTCTTCAACGACTCCTTCGTCTACGTCATCTTCGAGGACGGCACCGATCTCTACTGGGCCCGCTCGCGCGTGCTCGAATACCTCAGCCAGGTCGCCCCCACCCTGCCGCAGGAGGCCCGGCCCGCACTGGGGCCCGACGCCACGGGCGTGGGCTGGGTCTACCAGTACGCCCTGGTCGACCGGAGCGGCCGGCACGACCTGGCCGAGCTGCGCTCGCTCCAGGACTGGTTCCTGAAATACGAGCTGCAGACCGTCGAGGGTGTCTCCGAGGTCGCCTCGATCGGCGGCATGGTCCGCCAGTACCAGGTGGTGGTCGACCCGGACAAGCTGCGCGCCCACGACATTCCGCTTTCGCGCGTGCGCCAGGCCATCCAGAACGGCAACATGGAAACCGGCGGGCGGGTCATCGAAATGGCCGAGGCCGAGTACATGGTGCGCGCCACCGGCTACATCGATTCCCTTGCCGATATCGAAGAGATCCCCATCCGGACCTCGGACCGGGGCGTGCCCATCCGCATCGGCGACATTGCCGAAGTCCGCTTCGGGCCGGAACTGCGCCGCGGCATCGGCGAGCTCAACGGCGAGGGCGAAGCCGTCGGGGGCGTGATCGTCATGCGCTTCGGCGAAAACGCCATGGCCACCATCGAGCGGGTCAAGGAAAAACTGGAATCGCTCAAGCAGGGACTGCCCGAGGGCGTCGAGATCGTCGAGACCTATGACCGTTCCTCACTGATCAGCCGGGCGGTCGACACGCTCACCGAGAAACTCATCGAGGAGTTCATCGTCGTCGCGCTGGTCTGCCTGGTCTTCCTGTTTCACTTCCGCTCCTCGCTGGTGATCGTGCTGAGCCTGCCGCTGGGCATTCTCTCGGCCTTCATCGTCATGCAAATCCAGGGCATCAACGCCAACATCATGTCCTTAGGCGGCATCGCAATCGCCATCGGCGCGATGGTGGACGCGGCCATCGTGATGATCGAGAACTATCACAAGCACCTCGAACAGGCCGAAGGCAAGCTCGAGGGCGAAGCGCGCTGGGACGCGCTGGCCGACGCGGCCGTGGAGGTCGGCCCGGCGCTGTTTTTCTCCCTGCTGATCATCGCGCTGAGCTTCGTGCCGATTTTCGCCCTGGAAGCCCAGGAAGGCCGTATGTTCAAGCCGCTGGCCTTCACCAAGACCTATGCCATGGCGGCCGCCGCCGGCCTGGCCATCACGCTCGTGCCGGTGCTGATGGGCTACCTGATCCGCGGGCGCATCACGCCGGAGCACAGAAACCCGCTCAACCGCTTCCTGACCTCGCTCTACCGGCCCGTGCTGGCGACCGCGCTGCGCTTCCCGATTTCGACGGTGGTACTGACGCTGGCCATTCTTGCCAGCGCCTGGATCCCCTACAGCCGTATCGGCAGCGAGTTCATGCCGGAACTCGACGAAGGCGACCTGCTCTACATGCCGAGCGCCTACCCGGCCGCCTCGGCCGGCAAGATGGCTGAAATCCTGGGCCAGACGAACCGTCTGATCATGACGGTACCCGAGGTCGAAACCGCCTACGCCAAGGCCGGCCGCGCCGACACCGCCACCGACCCGGCGCCCCTGACCATGATCGAGACCACCATCCGGCTCAAGCCCAGATCCGAGTGGCGCGACGGCATGACCATGGACAAGCTCAAGGCCGAACTCGACGAGCTGGTCCAGATCCCGAGCCTGACCAATACCTGGATCATGCCGATCAAGAACCGCATCGACATGCTGGCAACGGGCATCAAGACGCCGGTCGGAATCAAGGTATCCGGCGCCGACCTGGAAGTGATCAACGAAATCGGCGAGGAGATCGAGCGGGTCATGCGCGACGTGCCCGGCACCGCCTCGGTCTACGCCGACCGCGTGACCGGCGGGCGCTACGTCACCGTCGACGTGCTGCGCGATCAGGCCGCCCGCTTCGGGCTGAACATCCGTGACGTGCACGAGATCGTGCGCTCGGCGGTGGGCGGCATGTCGGTCAGCGAAAGCGTGGAAGGGCTGGAGCGCTACCCGATCAGCGTGCGTTATCCGCGCCACGTTCGGGATTCGCTCGGCGACCTCGAGAATCTCGCCATCGTCACCCCGACGGGCGCCCAGATCCCGCTCTCTGCCGTCGCCGACATTGCCATCGAGACCGGGCCCGGCGTGATCCGGACCGAGAACGCCCGGCTTAACGGCTGGATCTACGTCGACGTCAGCGACCCGGACCTGGGCGGCTACGTGCAGCGGGCCAAGCGTGCCGTTGCCGAACAGGTCGAGCTGCCGCCCGGCTATTCGCTGGGCTGGTCCGGGCAGTACGAGTTCATGCAGCGCGCCGCCGACAGGCTCAAGCTGGTGGTGCCGGCCGCCGTCGGCATCATCGTGCTGCTGCTGTTCATGAACTTCCGCAACCCGGTCTCGGTGCTGATCATCCTGGGCACGCTGCCGCTGTCGCTGGTCGGAAGCTACTGGCTGCTCTATCTGCTCGGCTACAACCAGTCGGTGGCCGTCGGCGCCGGCATGATCGCGCTGGCCGGCGTGGCCGTGGAAATCGGCGTGCTCATGCTCGTCTACCTGGACCAGGCGCTGGCCCGCCACCGCGCACAAGCCGCCGAAGACGGGCGGATTCTGTCGCGCGCCGACCTGGTGCAGGCGGTCACCGACGGCGCCCTGTTGCGAGTGCGCCCCATCCTGATGACCGTGTCGGTGATCATCGCCGGCCTGCTGCCGATCATGCTCGGCCACGGCACCGGCTCGGAAATCATGCGTCGCATCGCCGCGCCGATGGTCGGAGGCATGATCAGCGTGACGGTCCTCACGCTGCTGGTGGTGCCGACCATCTACTATCTGTGGAAATCCTTCGGGCTGAAAACGACAGCCATTCCCTGA
- the bfr gene encoding bacterioferritin → MQGSARVIEYLNAYLAIELTGHRQYLRNSRSCANWGFDRLADIQYDYSVEEMEHAAKLADRILFLEGEPDFSASAVIESAATPIDQLQQDLALIKRARRVLGEAIAHCEQQADFVSRGLLSAMLEDEEQHTDWLETELELVERIGLQNYLQSQQCKSV, encoded by the coding sequence ATGCAGGGGTCAGCCAGAGTCATCGAGTATCTCAACGCCTACCTGGCCATTGAGCTGACCGGTCATCGCCAGTATCTGCGCAACTCACGAAGCTGCGCCAACTGGGGTTTTGACCGGCTGGCGGATATTCAGTACGACTATTCGGTCGAGGAAATGGAGCACGCCGCGAAACTCGCTGACCGAATCCTGTTCCTTGAGGGCGAACCGGATTTTTCGGCCAGTGCGGTCATCGAGTCAGCGGCCACGCCGATCGATCAGCTGCAGCAGGATCTGGCGCTGATCAAGCGCGCCCGCAGGGTGCTCGGTGAAGCCATTGCCCACTGCGAGCAACAGGCGGATTTTGTCAGCCGCGGGTTGCTCTCGGCCATGCTTGAAGATGAAGAGCAGCACACCGACTGGCTGGAGACCGAGCTCGAGCTGGTCGAGCGTATCGGTTTGCAAAACTACCTGCAGTCGCAGCAGTGCAAGAGCGTATAG
- a CDS encoding DUF411 domain-containing protein — translation MTPNRLTTAIMLAASLLLTAACQAQSGDDTARQPAVSAAHEMTVYHDPQCGCCGKWVKHMEENGFLVEAVPTSDMNRIKNELGIPRELPSCHTAVVGDYVIEGHVPADDVLRLLTEQPQARGLSVPGMPLGSPGMEVGERRAAYKVFLFDDAGNPRVFSQYDAITGER, via the coding sequence ATGACCCCCAACCGACTGACCACCGCCATCATGCTTGCCGCCAGCCTGTTGCTGACCGCTGCCTGCCAGGCCCAGTCCGGTGACGACACCGCTCGGCAGCCCGCGGTTTCCGCGGCCCATGAAATGACGGTCTATCACGACCCGCAGTGCGGCTGCTGCGGCAAGTGGGTTAAACACATGGAAGAAAACGGCTTCCTGGTCGAGGCCGTTCCGACAAGCGACATGAACCGCATCAAGAACGAACTCGGCATCCCCCGCGAACTGCCGTCCTGTCACACCGCCGTGGTCGGCGATTACGTCATCGAGGGCCACGTGCCGGCCGACGATGTGCTGCGGCTTCTGACCGAGCAGCCGCAGGCGCGCGGCCTGAGCGTGCCCGGCATGCCGCTTGGCTCGCCCGGCATGGAAGTGGGCGAACGCCGTGCAGCCTACAAGGTTTTTCTGTTCGATGACGCCGGCAATCCTCGAGTCTTCAGCCAATACGATGCCATTACCGGTGAGCGCTAG